One window from the genome of Breoghania sp. L-A4 encodes:
- the fliM gene encoding flagellar motor switch protein FliM, protein MADDDDDLDVGDIDSAWGDALAEQREDEDEDDGDDLAAAWGAALEEQGAGSADDMAAHWASMVDDSEPEMEGASRGADRVLNQEEIDNLLGFNIEDTISGDQSGIRALINSSMVSYERLPMLEIVFDRLVRLTTTSLRNFTSDNVEVSLDSITSVRFGDYLNSIPLPAILSVFKAEEWDGFGMATVESSLIYSIIDVLLGGGRGTAAVRVEGRPYTTIEINLVRRMIEIILADAEQAFAPLSPVHFNLERLETNPRFAAISRPANAAILVELRIDMEDRGGKVEIMLPYATLEPIREMLLQMFMGEKFGRDPIWEGHLATEIYAAEMEVDAVLYETEVPISRIMSLDVGDTLMFDIGPKDPVAVKCGDIHLSAGSLGCVDSHIAIALNRGLNRQKMTMSAFERAMQKEMETS, encoded by the coding sequence ATGGCCGATGATGACGACGATCTCGACGTTGGCGATATCGACTCTGCGTGGGGCGATGCCCTTGCGGAGCAGCGCGAGGACGAGGACGAGGACGACGGCGATGATCTCGCCGCGGCCTGGGGCGCCGCGCTCGAGGAGCAGGGCGCTGGCAGCGCGGACGACATGGCCGCCCACTGGGCCTCGATGGTCGATGACAGTGAGCCGGAAATGGAAGGCGCCAGCCGCGGCGCCGACCGTGTGCTCAATCAGGAGGAAATCGACAACCTCCTGGGCTTCAACATCGAAGACACGATTTCGGGCGACCAGAGCGGCATTCGCGCGCTCATCAACTCGTCGATGGTCTCCTACGAGCGTCTTCCGATGCTCGAGATCGTTTTCGACCGCCTGGTCCGCCTGACGACGACATCCTTACGCAACTTCACCTCCGACAACGTCGAGGTGTCGCTCGACTCGATCACCTCCGTGCGCTTTGGCGACTATCTGAATTCCATTCCGCTGCCGGCGATCCTTTCGGTCTTCAAGGCCGAGGAGTGGGATGGCTTCGGCATGGCGACGGTGGAATCCAGCCTGATCTACTCCATCATCGACGTGCTTCTGGGCGGCGGCCGCGGCACCGCCGCGGTGCGCGTCGAGGGGCGTCCCTACACGACCATCGAAATCAACCTCGTGCGGCGGATGATCGAGATCATCCTCGCGGATGCCGAGCAGGCCTTCGCGCCGCTCTCGCCGGTGCATTTCAATCTCGAGCGTCTGGAGACCAACCCGCGGTTCGCCGCGATTTCCCGGCCGGCCAATGCCGCCATCCTCGTCGAGCTTCGCATCGACATGGAGGATCGTGGCGGCAAGGTCGAGATCATGCTGCCATACGCGACGCTGGAGCCCATCCGCGAGATGCTGCTGCAGATGTTCATGGGCGAGAAGTTCGGCCGCGATCCGATCTGGGAAGGCCATCTGGCGACGGAAATCTACGCCGCCGAGATGGAAGTCGACGCGGTGCTCTACGAGACCGAGGTGCCGATCAGCCGGATCATGTCCCTCGATGTCGGTGACACCTTGATGTTCGACATCGGGCCGAAGGATCCGGTGGCCGTGAAATGCGGGGATATCCACCTGTCGGCGGGCAGTCTCGGCTGTGTCGACAGCCACATCGCGATTGCGCTCAACCGCGGT
- the flgF gene encoding flagellar basal-body rod protein FlgF, producing MENAELIGLTRQTALMRKLDVIANNLANLNTTGYKGQNLIFEEYLMPVAEASEFPRRDETLSYVHDYQSFHDFSTGSITLSGNPLDVAIEDEGFFVIETAQGERYTRSGNFQTDTEGQIVTSDGRPVLGDGGPITLGPTDTAITIARDGTISSENGVRGKLRIVRFEEPQAMQNQGDNLFTGENPIDVDSPRLSQGAIEGSNVRGVVEMTRMIQVTRDYQSITKMMKEQDDLLKRAINSLGSLEA from the coding sequence ATGGAGAACGCCGAGCTCATAGGCCTGACTCGCCAGACCGCGCTCATGCGCAAATTGGATGTCATCGCCAACAATCTCGCGAACCTCAATACCACGGGCTACAAGGGCCAGAATCTCATCTTCGAGGAATACCTCATGCCGGTGGCTGAGGCGTCAGAATTTCCTCGTAGGGATGAAACCCTTTCCTATGTCCACGACTATCAGTCGTTTCACGACTTCAGCACCGGCTCGATCACGTTAAGCGGCAATCCGCTGGACGTGGCGATCGAGGATGAGGGCTTCTTCGTGATCGAGACGGCCCAGGGGGAGCGCTACACACGCAGCGGCAACTTCCAGACGGACACCGAGGGTCAGATCGTCACATCCGACGGGCGTCCGGTTCTGGGCGACGGCGGCCCGATCACGCTGGGCCCCACGGATACAGCGATCACGATCGCCCGCGACGGCACGATATCGAGCGAGAACGGTGTGCGCGGCAAGCTGCGCATCGTGCGCTTCGAGGAGCCGCAGGCGATGCAGAACCAGGGCGACAATCTGTTCACCGGTGAGAATCCGATCGACGTCGACTCGCCGCGCCTGTCCCAAGGCGCGATCGAAGGGTCCAACGTACGTGGCGTCGTCGAGATGACCCGCATGATCCAAGTGACGCGGGACTACCAGTCGATCACCAAGATGATGAAGGAGCAGGACGACCTGCTCAAACGCGCCATCAACTCGCTCGGAAGCCTGGAAGCATGA
- the flgA gene encoding flagellar basal body P-ring formation chaperone FlgA produces the protein MIRSLTLIAALCASVMGASILGTTAGFAGERPVLRGDITVESNIATIGDFFVNAGHMALTPLFRAPDLGQSGTVSASFVMDRAASAGLANPDRDNLTEVIVRRASTKITPDMITSMLREALAERIGAVSTDSIDVNFAHALPREEASATATVPLYLEQLDYSARSGRFDARLTVRQGHRDKTIAIAGTAVETVDVAILARRLLRGDTVQRSDLSTQRIPRNRLRAANVIDAADIVGLVARRSQRPGQPLISRDFQPPLMVKRREKVIITYRVPGMLLTVQGQALEDGSEGDTIEVLNAQSLRRIEATVSGPGRVTVISGTSHVAGLREALQ, from the coding sequence ATGATCCGTTCCCTCACCCTGATCGCCGCGCTCTGCGCGAGCGTCATGGGCGCGAGCATCCTGGGCACCACGGCCGGCTTCGCCGGCGAACGTCCCGTTCTGCGTGGCGACATCACCGTGGAAAGCAACATCGCCACGATCGGCGACTTCTTCGTCAACGCCGGCCACATGGCGCTGACGCCGCTGTTCCGGGCACCGGATCTTGGCCAGTCGGGAACCGTGTCCGCCTCATTCGTCATGGACCGTGCCGCGTCGGCCGGACTCGCCAACCCCGACCGCGACAATCTCACCGAGGTGATCGTCCGCCGCGCCAGCACCAAGATCACCCCGGACATGATCACCAGCATGCTGCGCGAGGCGCTCGCGGAGCGGATCGGCGCCGTCAGCACGGACAGCATCGACGTCAACTTCGCGCATGCCCTGCCGCGGGAAGAAGCAAGCGCTACCGCCACCGTGCCCCTGTATCTTGAGCAGCTCGACTATTCCGCCCGCTCGGGCCGCTTCGATGCACGGCTGACCGTCCGCCAGGGTCACCGCGACAAGACCATCGCCATCGCCGGTACCGCGGTTGAGACGGTCGACGTGGCGATCCTGGCGCGCCGGCTGCTGCGCGGCGACACGGTGCAGCGCTCCGACCTGTCAACCCAGCGCATTCCGCGCAACCGGCTGCGCGCGGCCAATGTCATCGATGCCGCCGATATCGTCGGCCTGGTCGCACGCCGCAGCCAGCGCCCCGGCCAACCGCTGATAAGCCGCGACTTCCAGCCGCCCCTGATGGTCAAGCGGCGCGAGAAGGTCATCATCACATACCGCGTGCCCGGGATGCTGCTCACCGTCCAGGGACAGGCGCTTGAGGACGGCTCCGAAGGCGACACGATCGAGGTTCTGAACGCCCAGTCGCTTCGCCGCATCGAAGCCACCGTTTCCGGTCCCGGCCGGGTCACAGTCATCAGCGGCAC
- the flgG gene encoding flagellar basal-body rod protein FlgG → MKSLHIAATGMMAQELNVEVISNNIANMRTTGYKRQRAEFQDLLYQNLRRMGTATSDSGTVVPTGVQIGSGVRTAATTRIMSQGNVQSTERELDVAIRGEGFFQVEMPDGRTTYTRDGSFERSPDGTLVTVDGYTVVPGITIPDNAKDVTINSEGTVQAIIGNAAQAQTLGQIQLARFVNKAGLEAIGDNLFMETDASGPAQVSDPGIDSTGTILQRHLEMANVVAVTEISDLIAAQRAYEMNSRVVRAADEMASTTSQLR, encoded by the coding sequence ATGAAATCTCTTCACATCGCAGCGACGGGCATGATGGCCCAGGAGCTGAACGTCGAGGTCATCTCGAACAACATCGCGAACATGCGCACGACGGGCTACAAGCGTCAGCGCGCCGAGTTCCAGGATCTGCTGTACCAGAACCTGCGCCGCATGGGCACGGCCACATCGGATTCCGGCACCGTGGTGCCGACCGGCGTGCAGATCGGTTCCGGCGTTCGCACGGCAGCGACGACCCGCATCATGTCGCAAGGCAACGTCCAGTCGACCGAGCGCGAACTCGACGTCGCCATTCGCGGCGAAGGTTTCTTCCAGGTCGAGATGCCGGACGGACGCACCACCTACACCCGCGACGGCTCCTTCGAGCGCAGCCCCGACGGCACGCTGGTGACCGTAGACGGCTACACCGTGGTTCCGGGCATCACGATCCCCGACAACGCCAAGGATGTGACAATCAACTCCGAGGGCACCGTTCAAGCGATCATCGGCAACGCCGCCCAGGCCCAGACGCTCGGCCAGATCCAGCTCGCGCGCTTCGTCAACAAGGCCGGGCTCGAGGCCATCGGCGACAACCTGTTCATGGAAACCGACGCAAGCGGTCCGGCACAGGTCTCCGATCCCGGAATCGACAGCACCGGCACCATCCTGCAGCGGCATCTGGAGATGGCCAACGTGGTGGCGGTTACCGAGATCTCCGACCTCATTGCCGCGCAGCGCGCCTATGAGATGAATTCGCGTGTTGTCCGGGCGGCCGACGAGATGGCCTCCACAACCTCGCAACTGCGCTAG
- a CDS encoding flagellar basal body-associated FliL family protein, protein MANVDTGAELDEEDGAEAAEAAGKKKKLIMVAAAALVGALVIGGGASYMFGMFDGAPVRNATQGSEMVEPEVPPARDVVFYDLPEVTVNLAATGRATYLKVQISLEVADNDMIDQIEPFLPRVLDAFQVYLRELRPSDLEGSAGLFRLKEELLRRINTAVYPARVDGVLFKEILVQ, encoded by the coding sequence ATGGCTAATGTGGATACCGGCGCCGAACTCGACGAAGAGGACGGAGCCGAAGCGGCCGAGGCGGCGGGCAAAAAGAAGAAGCTGATCATGGTGGCTGCCGCCGCGCTTGTCGGCGCGCTCGTGATCGGCGGGGGTGCCTCGTATATGTTCGGCATGTTTGACGGGGCGCCCGTGCGCAACGCCACGCAAGGCTCGGAAATGGTCGAGCCGGAAGTTCCTCCGGCCCGGGACGTGGTGTTTTACGATCTTCCGGAAGTGACCGTGAATCTCGCTGCGACCGGCCGGGCCACGTACCTCAAGGTGCAGATCTCGCTGGAAGTCGCGGACAACGACATGATCGATCAGATCGAGCCGTTCCTGCCGCGCGTGCTGGATGCGTTCCAGGTTTACCTGCGTGAGCTGAGGCCTTCGGATCTCGAAGGCTCCGCGGGGCTGTTTCGCCTGAAGGAAGAGTTGCTGCGCCGGATCAATACCGCGGTCTATCCGGCGCGGGTCGACGGTGTGCTGTTTAAGGAAATTCTCGTTCAGTAG